One part of the Drosophila teissieri strain GT53w chromosome 3R, Prin_Dtei_1.1, whole genome shotgun sequence genome encodes these proteins:
- the LOC122618995 gene encoding LEM domain-containing protein Bocksbeutel isoform X2, whose translation MSDLAYLDTLGNKELLAKCLQHGLPGVPVTDSTRSVIIRRLKAAITGVPLNKSKSASKKATPRRETVHGSQVATPTSEPVRRTPGRSAGHTSSNNNRISEHSRRTIAYGLDNTSISGRSVQTTTTVSDVGSQSEDDDYYMVDSPGLKYARDQQPRRSVSLTKSGVLTTSYTREVDQPLYEQEDIPRSYTYERPHVPAATPHTLPTYEPRIEPSTYRRTDLGFERPLLTQSNLNSTSYQEASSFNPKLSPVSPRNTFSGSARPFGGPAPASAPIRQRQSVPLNQFYDQPDTAGEPMDTESESEVEEPPIRSHFQNKRFSPQARKPLVRHQDQVSPMAQFRALAVSLDQKYNLKFYLILVVSVMLATMVYVIMTPNA comes from the exons ATGTCGGACCTTGCTTACCTGGACACGTTGGGCAAcaaggagctgctggccaagtgcCTGCAACACGGCCTGCCCGGAGTTCCCGTAACGGACAGCACGCGCAGCGTCATCATTCGCCGGCTGAAGGCCGCTATCACCGGGGTTCCGCtgaacaaaagcaaatctgcAAGTAAGAAAGCGACTCCAAGGCGTGAAACTGTACATGGTAGCCAGGTTGCTACGCCCACATCGGAGCCAGTACGTCGCACGCCCGGCAGAAGTGCAGGccacaccagcagcaacaataacaggaTCAGCGAGCACAGTCGACGCACAATCGCCTATGGACTAGACAACACCTCAATCTCGGGAAGATCTGTGCAGACTACAACCACGGTCTCGGATGTGGGCTCCCAGTCGGAGGATGATGACTACTACATGGTGGACTCACCGGGGCTTAAGTACGCCCGCGACCAACAGCCAAGACGCTCCGTTTCTCTAACCAAATCCGGAGTTTTGACCACATCGTACACACGCGAAGTCGACCAGCCGCTATACGAACAGGAGGATATACCACGCAGCTACACCTACGAAAGACCCCATGTGCCAGCCGCTACTCCACATACACTTCCGACATACGAGCCACGCATCGAACCCTCAACCTACAGACGCACAGATTTGGGTTTCGAGCGTCCTCTGTTGACCCAATCCAACTTAAACTCGACCAGCTACCAGGAGGCATCGTCATTCAATCCAAAACTATCACCCGTTTCGCCAAGAAACACTTTCAGCGGATCTGCTAGACCTTTTGGTGGCCCAGCACCAGCTTCGGCACCCATTCGCCAGCGACAGAGTGTTCCA CTGAATCAGTTCTACGATCAGCCAGACACCGCAGGCGAACCCATGGACACGGAGAGCGAGTCCGAAGTTGAGGAGCCGCCCATCAGAAGTCATTTCCAAAACAAGCGCTTCTCGCCGCAGGCCAGAAAACCTCTGGTAAGACACCAAGATCAGGTTTCGCCCATGGCGCAGTTCCGTGCACTGGCTGTGTCGTTGGATCAAAAATATAATCTCAAATTCTACCTAATATTGGTAGTGTCAGTGATGCTGGCCACCATGGTATACGTGATAATGACGCCCAACGCCTGA
- the LOC122618995 gene encoding LEM domain-containing protein Bocksbeutel isoform X1, with amino-acid sequence MSDLAYLDTLGNKELLAKCLQHGLPGVPVTDSTRSVIIRRLKAAITGVPLNKSKSASKKATPRRETVHGSQVATPTSEPVRRTPGRSAGHTSSNNNRISEHSRRTIAYGLDNTSISGRSVQTTTTVSDVGSQSEDDDYYMVDSPGLKYARDQQPRRSVSLTKSGVLTTSYTREVDQPLYEQEDIPRSYTYERPHVPAATPHTLPTYEPRIEPSTYRRTDLGFERPLLTQSNLNSTSYQEASSFNPKLSPVSPRNTFSGSARPFGGPAPASAPIRQRQSVPVSGSNLARGRLLQPTTAVNTLYPQLNQFYDQPDTAGEPMDTESESEVEEPPIRSHFQNKRFSPQARKPLVRHQDQVSPMAQFRALAVSLDQKYNLKFYLILVVSVMLATMVYVIMTPNA; translated from the coding sequence ATGTCGGACCTTGCTTACCTGGACACGTTGGGCAAcaaggagctgctggccaagtgcCTGCAACACGGCCTGCCCGGAGTTCCCGTAACGGACAGCACGCGCAGCGTCATCATTCGCCGGCTGAAGGCCGCTATCACCGGGGTTCCGCtgaacaaaagcaaatctgcAAGTAAGAAAGCGACTCCAAGGCGTGAAACTGTACATGGTAGCCAGGTTGCTACGCCCACATCGGAGCCAGTACGTCGCACGCCCGGCAGAAGTGCAGGccacaccagcagcaacaataacaggaTCAGCGAGCACAGTCGACGCACAATCGCCTATGGACTAGACAACACCTCAATCTCGGGAAGATCTGTGCAGACTACAACCACGGTCTCGGATGTGGGCTCCCAGTCGGAGGATGATGACTACTACATGGTGGACTCACCGGGGCTTAAGTACGCCCGCGACCAACAGCCAAGACGCTCCGTTTCTCTAACCAAATCCGGAGTTTTGACCACATCGTACACACGCGAAGTCGACCAGCCGCTATACGAACAGGAGGATATACCACGCAGCTACACCTACGAAAGACCCCATGTGCCAGCCGCTACTCCACATACACTTCCGACATACGAGCCACGCATCGAACCCTCAACCTACAGACGCACAGATTTGGGTTTCGAGCGTCCTCTGTTGACCCAATCCAACTTAAACTCGACCAGCTACCAGGAGGCATCGTCATTCAATCCAAAACTATCACCCGTTTCGCCAAGAAACACTTTCAGCGGATCTGCTAGACCTTTTGGTGGCCCAGCACCAGCTTCGGCACCCATTCGCCAGCGACAGAGTGTTCCAGTAAGTGGATCCAATCTGGCCCGTGGTCGCCTTCTCCAGCCGACCACCGCAGTAAACACCCTATATCCGCAGCTGAATCAGTTCTACGATCAGCCAGACACCGCAGGCGAACCCATGGACACGGAGAGCGAGTCCGAAGTTGAGGAGCCGCCCATCAGAAGTCATTTCCAAAACAAGCGCTTCTCGCCGCAGGCCAGAAAACCTCTGGTAAGACACCAAGATCAGGTTTCGCCCATGGCGCAGTTCCGTGCACTGGCTGTGTCGTTGGATCAAAAATATAATCTCAAATTCTACCTAATATTGGTAGTGTCAGTGATGCTGGCCACCATGGTATACGTGATAATGACGCCCAACGCCTGA
- the LOC122618994 gene encoding dnaJ homolog subfamily C member 3, with amino-acid sequence MALPLSDLLMIGGGEKKLVACLVLLLLELFLEGAESTASPADIENHLELGKEFLARGQLSDALTHYHAAVEGDANNYLTLFKRGTVYLALGKTRFAVQDFSRVLELKPDFTAARIQRGVVHMKSGEYDQALLDFDQVLQEEPNNGLVLEHYSRLAPAQEQWLLVQQLIQHSDHQNAISMITQLLEISPWAVPFRQARSDAYIAINDPLSAIADLRQVNRLTQDSTEGHYNIAQLLYTIGHATNALKEIRECLKFDPEHKLCFPFYKKLRKVEKQLVNAEQAREEKQFAECIAAGEAVLRNEPEETMIRYEGHKVLCTCYTADEQFGKALQQCKEALDIMKDAQVYCDRADALLGTEMYDDAIHSFQAALDLEESNTRAKEGIQRAKKLQKQSERRDYYKILNVKRSASKQEIVKAYRKAAQKWHPDNFRDEEKKVAEKKFIDIAAAKEVLTDPEKRRQFDNGEDPLDPESNQRGGFHGEHPFGHFQHGSPFQFKFHFN; translated from the exons ATGGCCTTGCCATTGAGTGACCTGCTCATGATTGGCGGCGGCGAGAAGAAACTGGTCGCCTGCCTGGTGCTCCTCCTTCTGGAGCTCTTCCTGGAAG GCGCCGAGTCAACGGCCAGTCCGGCGGACATTGAGAACCATCTGGAGCTGGGCAAGGAGTTCCTTGCCCGCGGACAGCTGTCGGATGCACTGACGCACTACCATGCAGCTGTTG AGGGCGATGCCAACAACTACCTGACGCTCTTCAAGCGTGGCACCGTGTATTTGGCGCTGGGCAAGACGCGTTTCGCCGTCCAGGACTTCAGCCGGGTGCTGGAACTGAAGCCAGACTTCACGGCCGCCCGCATCCAGCGTGGTGTTGTTCACATGAAGAGCGGAGAGTATGATCAAGCGCTCCTGGACTTCGATCAAGTGCTGCAAGAGGAACCCAACAACGGCTTGGTGCTGGAGCACTACTCCCGCTTGGCCCCCGCCCAGGAGCAGTGGCTTCTTGTGCAGCAGCTGATTCAGCACAGTGATCACCAAAATGCCATTTCCATGATCACACAGTTGCTAGAGATCTCGCCGTGGGCAGTGCCCTTCCGGCAGGCTCGCTCTGATGCCTACATTGCCATCAATGATCCCCTGTCAGCCATTGCTGACTTGCGGCAGGTGAACCGTCTCACCCAGGACAGCACTGAGGGTCACTACAACATCGCCCAGCTTCTGTACACCATTGGCCATGCCACGAATGCCTTAAAAGAGATCCGCGAGTGCCTGAAGTTCGACCCGGAGCACAAGCTCTGCTTCCCCTTCTACAAAAAACTGCGAAAGGTGGAAAAGCAGCTGGTCAACGCGGAGCAGGCGCGTGAGGAGAAGCAGTTTGCCGAGTGCATAGCCGCGGGAGAGGCAGTGCTGCGTAACGAGCCGGAGGAGACAATGATCCGGTACGAGGGACACAAGGTGCTGTGCACTTGCTACACGGCCGACGAGCAGTTCGGCAAGGCTTTGCAGCAGTGCAAGGAGGCACTAGATATTATGAAGGATGCTCAGGTCTACTGTGATCGTGCTGACGCGTTGCTGGGCACCGAGATGTACGATGATGCCATACACTCCTTCCAAGCAGCTCTCGACCTGGAGGAGAGCAACACCCGCGCGAAAGAAGGCATCCAGAGGGCGAAGAAGCTGCAGAAGCAGTCAGAACGCAGGGATTACTATAAGATATTAAACGTTAAGCGCAGCGCCAGCAAACAGGAGATCGTGAAGGCTTACAGGAAGGCGGCGCAAAAGTGGCATCCGGACAACTTCCGGGACGAGGAGAAAAAGGTGGCCGAGAAGAAGTTTATCGACATCGCCGCAGCCAAGGAGGTACTCACGGATCCCGAGAAGCGTCGCCAGTTCGACAACGGCGAGGATCCGCTGGATCCTGAGAGCAATCAGCGTGGCGGCTTCCATGGCGAACATCCGTTTGGACACTTCCAGCACGGGTCGCCGTTCCAGTTCAAGTTCCACTTCAAttag